In one Oncorhynchus masou masou isolate Uvic2021 chromosome 23, UVic_Omas_1.1, whole genome shotgun sequence genomic region, the following are encoded:
- the mblac1 gene encoding metallo-beta-lactamase domain-containing protein 1, whose protein sequence is MEATETNYACNSSEFRRSELSDTELEIVGQPYSISVLKVGYCLSEQDGSFRADGTITLLTGPRTILVDTGGPWDRDFLVKRLKDKRLDPADISLVVGTHGHSDHVGNLGLFPGATIVVGCDISEGDRYLPNQLSEGQPYPIDEHVSIVPTPGHTGRDVSLLVKGTTMGTVLVAGDLFERCTDDDSWRELSENPAVQEASRQEALRTSDVIIPGHGLPFRIHREEVDGRSG, encoded by the exons ATGGAAGCGACTGAAACAAATTATGCATGTAACAGTAGTGAGTTTAGAAGAAGCGAGTTATCAGACACAGAACTCGAGATTGTGGGACAACCCTACTCCATCTCGGTGCTCAAAGTAGGCTATTGTCTGTCCGAACAGGACGGTTCTTTTCGAGCAGACGGGACTATCACTCTTCTAACGGGACCTAGAACTATTCTAGTAGACACCGGAGGACCGTGGGACCGGGACTTTCTAGTGAAACGGCTGAAGGATAAGCGATTAGACCCGGCTGATATCAGCTTGGTGGTGGGGACACATGGCCACTCGGACCATGTTGGTAATCTGGGGCTGTTTCCAGGGGCAACAATAGTTGTGGGGTGTGACATCAGTGAGGGGGATAGGTACCTTCCGAACCAGCTGTCTGAGGGGCAACCCTATCCTATTGATGAACAT GTATCAATAGTACCCACTCCAGGCCACACAGGGCGTGATGTGAGCCTTCTTGTGAAGGGAACCACAATGGGCACGGTGCTTGTTGCCGGGGACCTATTTGAGCGTTGCACTGATGACGACAGTTGGAGAGAACTGAGTGAGAATCCTGCCGTTCAGGAGGCCAGCCGACAGGAGGCGCTACGCACCTCTGATGTCATCATCCCAGGACACGGGTTGCCATTCAGGATCCACAGggaggaggtggatggacgcTCCGGGTAG